GGTCACCATAGGAGGTCGTCGTGCATGGGTTTATTAtcgcattgaaaaaaaaaaagtttaaacaaacctTGTGTGAACTTGTAAGACCCGTTTATTAACCACGTAATCTTGTCAAATTGCAATAAACGAGATGTGTTCCTTTCATTGAAGAGTCTGAAAATGTACAATTTTACTTTTAGCCACTGGGTGGCACAATATGCTTTGCAACCCTATTCACATTTTTCTTACATCTCAAGGTTggcttaatttttttatttcaaatggctAAAACAAATGCAGCTGTAGCCATGAGTGGCTCATTTTGATGTGTTCTCTGTGCAGATGAAGGGTGCTTGCCCCCTGCCCATCCTGACTGGCTCATTTTGATGTGTTCTCTGTGCAGATGAAGGGTGCTTGCCCCCTGCCCATCCTGCTGCTCCTCCTCGAGCTGGGCAGCTGTTTAGTTGCGCGCACGAGTCTCAAGGATGGAGCGGCTTTGGAAGACCCGCAGCGCCTGAACGCACAGCTCAAGGGCTTCCCCCGCTTCTGGCTGAAAGCAGAAGTTGTCCGGGAGAAGAAATCGGATGATCTGAATTCGCTGGTGAGCGTCGCGAAGGAGCTCCAGGGCTACGGCAAGGAGCGAGCCGGATTTCGCTTTCGATTCGGGAGGGGAGAGGAGCTACCGGGAAGTGTCAGAGTGCAGGAGGCACCCGAGCTACTCCGGTTGATTCTGAACCCTGTCCAAAAACGAGCCGGCGACCTGGAGTCCATCCGATGAACTGAGCGGGTATCGCTTTCGATTCTGGAAGAAATGACCCAGACTGCTTCTCATACCGCAACAGCAAATAACACTAGGagctaaaaagtaaaaaaaaaaccaagcagtgtttttgttttgtttacatgtgGTTTGTTTGAAACTCAAGGTTTTGTCAAAAAAGCTTGCATTggctttttatttctgtatttttatttatttatttatttatttttgcataatgCGAGTTAGATTGTACCGTAAACATAGCAGGTCATTTGACTAGTCGATGGATCTACTATCCTGGGAACAGCGTGTGGGCGGTTGGTACATGAAACTTGGCCGGTATCCACTGTAGACCACGGGCTGTAGTTGCTCGTTAAAGTTTTCTGGCCATGTTCTGCTAAAGCTACGATACCAGATAAACATTTCATTAGCGTTTCAATGAGAAGCTGCCCTGTTAAATTTCTGGCTTGCATAGTACTATTGCAACACGAATGACACATtaaacagcagcagtttgttttgcTCGATTCTGCGGGTAGTTATGTGTCGGCATTGTGACTACATTGACTAACATATAGAACTCGAGTTCCCcttttacttaataaaatacGGCAGTGTGGTATACCGACCACAACGGTTCTTGTTCATTAACTTTCCAACTACCGATAAAAGCGTTaccaaataattccataaatcatagGGAAACCCGCCCTTCCATTCAGTGTGTAGGTAATcccatgtgcagttttgaaagaatcacATGCATTTCCATTGTAAAACACAGCTACACGAGATCAAAGAAACGTCTGTTTGCAACCAACCTAAGGATCGTTAAGCAACCACGCTGCAGTTTTACAGTATAGTGTGTTACACTTCCATTGACTTTCATGTTGCTAGTAAATGACCTTCTATTTAGAGACGCTCCTGTTTTCTGCCGCTCAGCTATTTCGCAACACGTTCTATTGGCAAATCTGTGTGCAGCTTCAGGATTGCAACATTCCCATCGTTATACAGGGATGAACTGTTTCCAGTGTGTTTATACATCACTCATGTTTCAGCACTTTAATAAAAGCGATAGAAAATGAAGCTGGGTTTCTTTTCTCTCTTTCTAACACGAGTATGGCaaattattatgtatgtatgtatgtatgtatgtatgtaaatgaGAAAACACTCAAACTACAAATCCGAATACAGTGTACAAACACAGAAGGTATCGAAAAGAGAATTccagagccaaaaaaaaaaaaaaccgccaGGGATGCATAACCAACAACCAAACAAAGTAACAAACTTAAATGAATTTCAAGTAACATAAACGCTTTGTATTTTATCGAACAACAAAAAAGCACCAAAGGTATTACAGAAACAAGAGGGACAGCACAGATatttacaaaggaaaaaaaaaaaaagaaaagtctacTGTAATGGCGTGATACAAAACGAAACAGGTAGTGGCACATTATGTTtcattgaaagaaaataaatcaaaaactaaaaaaacacagtaccatgatttaaaaaaaaaaaaaaaaaaggcagcttgcGGTAGCTTGTGTTCCGAAGTTACGGCCGTCAGTGAGGGCAGAGGTGATGCAAAGATTATGAATActgaaaaataattacaaagttaaaaaaagggacaGTCCTGGGAAGAGAACCTCTGAATGCAAAAGTCTGACATTGGTTTAGTAAATATACAGTTCCTCTCAACAGTCGCCCCCAGTGCACAGTGACTCCAGCATTGATCCGACAGACCAGGCCAGTGTAGTGTTCACAAAAATACATCAGTCCTCAGTTCTTCTCCAATGTGCAGGGGACAGTAGTGTGTTCTCATTATAGTAGATGATAGCTTTACAGTCACTCAGTATAGTGGATGGCTATGTCCATCATTTGCGGTTCTGTTGGAGGCGTTTTAAGGCACTGGGGAGGAATGTGCACAGAAACTAAAGACCATCTTCTGGTTACTTTTCCCCCACCCTCCCAGAAGCAGCACTGTTCAACCTCCCTCTCTTCAAATCGCTGTCCAAGAAAAAGGGTATTGTTTCCACCCCACAGCGCAGAAGGAAAGCTACCAGAGAGAGACATACACGAGGCAAAAGAAAGGCAACAATAGCAAAATCACAGAGAAACTGATTcttgtagggcttctgttttgcTGGTTTGAAGGCAGACCGCTTGCAAACCAGCAGCAAATCTCGCATTCTGCAACTCTCCTTgcaaatggaataaaaaaaaaaccgcgACACACAACAGAGCTGTGGTGCAGTTCTCAGGACATTTCAAGTGATGCTCAGCCGGGCCCAAGCTATTCACTGAAATGGCTGAGCAAGTAATATTACACCTTCTGTAATAAAATTAACAAGACAAACTGAAACAAATGAAGAAGCAGGTGCCTGTTTCTGTGCACAGAACCTCCCCTTGTTTTCCATCTCCAGAGCTCAGTCGGTCCAAATCGCGAGCCTCATTCCTGCACCAGATACCGCATTCTGAtgcgtttttcttttctttttgttattactactactactactactactactactactactactattataatattttttaaagatgttttatttttttaaacaaaatcgtTCCTTCGCTACCTCTGGACGATGTCGCTGATTTCCTTGACGGATGAGAGCAGTTTGGAGAAGTCCTGTGCCGAGGAAGGGCCCCCCGAGCTGGCAGGGCAGATCTGCAGCTCCCTCAGGCTGACCTCCAGCTTGTTGATGGCCTCCCGGAAGGAAAACTTGTTCCTCATCTGCTGGATGGAGTCCACGTAGCCGACGCAGTAGCTAAAAAGGTTCTTGCCGGCCTCCAGCACCGCCCCGTGGCTGCCTGTCTGCTCTGAGTTGCGGCCGATGGCGGCCCGCAGCTGCTCCGTCCCCTCCAGGACTGTGTCCCGGGTGATGGCCGAGCTGGAGAGCTTCTCGGGGGGCTGTCGGGTTTTCCGCAGGGAGACGCGGGTGCAGATGAGTGGGATGAAGGCTGTAGGGGACGGCTGTTCACTGCCGGAGCCTGGTgatggctgctgctgctggttgGAAACGGACCCCCCTGCGGTCGAAGACTTGCCTTGCTTGGAAGCGATGGGGAGCATCAGCTTCTTGCCGCTCTCGGGGGGCTGCAGGGCTTTCCCGGATTCAGGGTTAGAATCCGTGGCCTGAGACATAGCTTTGCCTTTGGCCTCCGCTGGAGGAAGAAGGGGCGCGTCCTGGGGCGGGCTCCGGGACAGCTTTCCTGacttggaggaggaggaggaaggcgGAGGGGGAGGGAGTGCGGGTTTCGGTTTCTGCAGCTTCCCCTTGTCCTTCGGGGCCGGGTGATCGGGGGGCTGTTTGACCCTCCTCATCCTGGAGTCCTCGGACAAGCCGAGACCCGAAAAGGCATTGGGTTTGAGCATCAGCTCCGCCTGCAAGGTGCTGGTCTTGGTTCCCTCGGCGTGCCTGCGGATGAGTTTGGGCGTCAGGTTAGGGGGGCTGGAGCCGGGACTGGATTCTGTGTCCTTTAAAACCTCGTCCCCCGGCTCCTCTGTCTTTTTAGGCAGCCGCGGGGGCGGGGTGAGGGTGCCTCCGCAGGGGACGGGCTCCGCTTTATACTCTGTGGCTCTCTTGCGGGGCAGGGCGGGCTTGTTGTTCCTGCCTCCGAGCGTGCCGGAGTCGAAGTGCCGAGCCGAGGACTGCAGGTCCCGGGGGAGGGTGACGGACCTCCACTCGCTTTTGTCGGAGCTGGGAGGCATGGCGGAGGCGGAGCAGGAGCGCAGAAATCGCTTGGAGTTTGAAACGGGGTCCTCCTCGCTCGGGGTGGGGGCGGCTCTGCCCCCCGCGCTGGATTTCTTCCGAGTGCGGGGAGTGAAGAAGAGCCCTGCGGGTCCTGGCACGGCCACCACGCCGTTCGGGATGCTGGCCCCGTTGTTGTTGGCGGCGGCGACGCTGTGGAACTTTCCGGGGTCGACGCCTGCCAGGGTGTCGTTGAAAAAGGTCCCATTGTTGAATTCATCCCCGGCCTCCAGCCCCCCTCGCCTCTCCGTGTGCCCGTCCATCTCGCGGAAGGAGCTACTGCGCTTGGGAGGTGCCGGGGCcgtcttctttttcttcttgatCAGGGCGCTGAACAGGCTGGTCTTCTTGTCCCTGGGCAGCAGCCGGTCATCCTCGTTCAGATTGCTGTCCAGGAAAGGCCTCTCCTTCCTGGGGAGCATTGGAGACACCGCCACCTCGGGCTCCGCAGCATCTGAAAAGGAACAGATACTTACTTTATCAACGGAAACAGTTCAACTGTCCTTGTAACCAATATAATCCTGGCACCACTCTGCTCCTTGcaatcagggttggggtcaattcccttTTTTTTCAATTCCCAATTTCAAAGgaggaaatggaattggaaattATTAAAAAGGGAATGGGAAATGGAATTGGGTATTGATTTTAATGACAGAATTAGAATTGAAAAGGGAATTGACCCAACCCTGATTGCAATTGGGTTGAACGCATAAAATAATTTCATGAAGGAACCTACAAATCCTTTCTATATTTAAAGGGTTTGCTATGCTGCATGCAATTAAGCTGCAAAAATGAGGCCCTGTAAGCTCTTGGAGGTATGAGAGGAGCAGGAAGGTTTAGAGCCGTAAATTCGTATATTGTGCATACCTGGGCTGTCGCCATCCTTGTCCATGTTCCTACGCATCGTCCTGGTTTTGGTGGGTAGAACGGGGGCTTGCAGCAGGGAACTGACATGCACTTTTGTACCCTTCTTTCCCAGCTCCTTCTCCACCTCTGCAGGGCAGAAACCAGAACTTGTTACACATTCGGTCCATCAATCTATCAGCACACACCAGCTG
This portion of the Acipenser ruthenus chromosome 31, fAciRut3.2 maternal haplotype, whole genome shotgun sequence genome encodes:
- the LOC117396922 gene encoding tyrosine-protein kinase ABL1-like isoform X2 — protein: MKMLEICLKLVGCKSKKGLSSSSSCYFEEALQRPDFEPQGLTEAARWNSKENLLAGPSENDPNLFVALYDFVASGDNTLSITKGEKLRVLGYNHNGEWCEAQTKNGQGWVPSNYITPVNSLEKHSWYHGPVSRNAAEYLLSSGINGSFLVRESESSPGQRSISLRYEGRVYHYRINTASDSKLYVSSESRFNALAELVHHHSTVADGLITTLHYPAPKRNKPTVYGVSPNYDKWEMERTDITMKHKLGGGQYGEVYEGVWKKYNLTVAVKTLKEDTMEVEEFLKEAAVMKEIKHPNLVQLLGVCTREPPFYIITEFMTHGNLLDYLRECNREEVNAVVLLHMATQISSAMEDLEKKNFIHRDLAARNCLVGENHLVKVADFGLSRLMTGDTYTAHAGAKFPIKWTAPESLAYNKFSIKSDVWAFGVLLWEIATYGMSPYPGIDLSQVYELLEKDYRMDRPEGCPEKVYELMRGCWRWNPAERPSFAEIHQDFETMFQESSISDEVEKELGKKGTKVHVSSLLQAPVLPTKTRTMRRNMDKDGDSPDAAEPEVAVSPMLPRKERPFLDSNLNEDDRLLPRDKKTSLFSALIKKKKKTAPAPPKRSSSFREMDGHTERRGGLEAGDEFNNGTFFNDTLAGVDPGKFHSVAAANNNGASIPNGVVAVPGPAGLFFTPRTRKKSSAGGRAAPTPSEEDPVSNSKRFLRSCSASAMPPSSDKSEWRSVTLPRDLQSSARHFDSGTLGGRNNKPALPRKRATEYKAEPVPCGGTLTPPPRLPKKTEEPGDEVLKDTESSPGSSPPNLTPKLIRRHAEGTKTSTLQAELMLKPNAFSGLGLSEDSRMRRVKQPPDHPAPKDKGKLQKPKPALPPPPPSSSSSKSGKLSRSPPQDAPLLPPAEAKGKAMSQATDSNPESGKALQPPESGKKLMLPIASKQGKSSTAGGSVSNQQQQPSPGSGSEQPSPTAFIPLICTRVSLRKTRQPPEKLSSSAITRDTVLEGTEQLRAAIGRNSEQTGSHGAVLEAGKNLFSYCVGYVDSIQQMRNKFSFREAINKLEVSLRELQICPASSGGPSSAQDFSKLLSSVKEISDIVQR
- the LOC117396922 gene encoding tyrosine-protein kinase ABL1-like isoform X1 is translated as MGQQPGKVLGDQRRPSLPALPFIKGVKRESSRHGAQHCNVFVEHEALQRPDFEPQGLTEAARWNSKENLLAGPSENDPNLFVALYDFVASGDNTLSITKGEKLRVLGYNHNGEWCEAQTKNGQGWVPSNYITPVNSLEKHSWYHGPVSRNAAEYLLSSGINGSFLVRESESSPGQRSISLRYEGRVYHYRINTASDSKLYVSSESRFNALAELVHHHSTVADGLITTLHYPAPKRNKPTVYGVSPNYDKWEMERTDITMKHKLGGGQYGEVYEGVWKKYNLTVAVKTLKEDTMEVEEFLKEAAVMKEIKHPNLVQLLGVCTREPPFYIITEFMTHGNLLDYLRECNREEVNAVVLLHMATQISSAMEDLEKKNFIHRDLAARNCLVGENHLVKVADFGLSRLMTGDTYTAHAGAKFPIKWTAPESLAYNKFSIKSDVWAFGVLLWEIATYGMSPYPGIDLSQVYELLEKDYRMDRPEGCPEKVYELMRGCWRWNPAERPSFAEIHQDFETMFQESSISDEVEKELGKKGTKVHVSSLLQAPVLPTKTRTMRRNMDKDGDSPDAAEPEVAVSPMLPRKERPFLDSNLNEDDRLLPRDKKTSLFSALIKKKKKTAPAPPKRSSSFREMDGHTERRGGLEAGDEFNNGTFFNDTLAGVDPGKFHSVAAANNNGASIPNGVVAVPGPAGLFFTPRTRKKSSAGGRAAPTPSEEDPVSNSKRFLRSCSASAMPPSSDKSEWRSVTLPRDLQSSARHFDSGTLGGRNNKPALPRKRATEYKAEPVPCGGTLTPPPRLPKKTEEPGDEVLKDTESSPGSSPPNLTPKLIRRHAEGTKTSTLQAELMLKPNAFSGLGLSEDSRMRRVKQPPDHPAPKDKGKLQKPKPALPPPPPSSSSSKSGKLSRSPPQDAPLLPPAEAKGKAMSQATDSNPESGKALQPPESGKKLMLPIASKQGKSSTAGGSVSNQQQQPSPGSGSEQPSPTAFIPLICTRVSLRKTRQPPEKLSSSAITRDTVLEGTEQLRAAIGRNSEQTGSHGAVLEAGKNLFSYCVGYVDSIQQMRNKFSFREAINKLEVSLRELQICPASSGGPSSAQDFSKLLSSVKEISDIVQR